The window GAGATGAACTCATTGGTACCGATTTTTCAGACTATTTTTCTGAGCCTGAGAAAGCCAAAGAAGGTTATCGGTGTATGTTCCAGAAAGGATTGTTACGGGATTATCCTCTTGAGATTCGGCATAAAGATGGACACATAACTCCGGTTTTATATAATGCTTCTGTTTATAAGGACGAATCCGGGAAGGTTATTGGGGTCTTTGCTGCTGCACGTGATATCACGGTACTTAAAAAGGTAGAAAAAGCTCTCAAAAAAGCGCATGGCAATTTAGAAAAATTAGTTGAAAAACGAACTTGGCAGCTTGAGAAAGCTTACAACTCGTTGAAGGAAAGTGAACGAAGTCTTTCTGAAGCTCAAAGAATGGCACACATTGGAAATTGGGATTGGGATCTCGTGACTGGTAAAATACACCTGTCTGACGAAGTTTACAGGATTTTTGGGCGTGCACCTCAAGACTCAGGTGCAGTTTATGAAGAATTTCTAAACTATGTGCACCCGGATGACCGGGATTCTGTGGACAATATCTTTAAGAGAAGCTTAATTGGGAAACGCCGTGGGATTGATCATCGTATCATCCTGGACAATGGGGAAGAGCGTACAGTCCATACGGAGCTAGAAGTTATTTTTGATCAGAATAACACCCTTGTTCGAACCAGGGGAATAATTCAGGATATTACAGAGCGTAAAAAGGCGGAAGAAGCCCTGGAAAAAATACAGGATACCTACATAAAAGAAATCCATCATAGAATCAAGAATAACCTGCAGGTAATCTCTTCCCTGCTCAGCCTTGAAGCTGAAAAATTCAGTGATGCAAAAATGCTTGAATCTTTCCGTGAAAGTCAAAATCGTGTAGCTTCAATGGCCCTGATTCACGAAGAACTCTATAAGGGAAACGAGCTGGATACCCTTGATTTTGCAGTGTATCTTCAGAAGCTGACTGCCGATCTTTTTGATTTATATAATCCTGGAAATCGTGGTGTCAGCTTGAAGCTGGACCTTGAGACGATCCCTCTTGATATGGATATTGCAATACCTCTTGGCATTATTGTAAACGAGCTTGTCTCAAACTCCCTGAAGCATGCTTTCCCCGCTGGAAAAACAGGTGAAATTCACATAAGCCTCTGCAAAAAAGAAAGTTTTGCCGCAAACTATGATATTCCCGGTCTGTGTCCTTCCTGTATGGAAAATAATGACTTACATTACATACTCGCCGTAGAGGATAACGGAAAAGGCATTTCAGAAAAAATAGAGTTTCCAAATCCGGATTCCCTCGGGTTCCAGCTTGTAAACCTGCTTGTTGAGCAGATAGATGGTTATATGGAACTCAAAAGGAATAATGGGACAAAATTCTTTATATGGTTCAAAAATCTCGAAACATGAGCCATTTTTATTCAAACGGATCCGGTACCTTCAGGTTTCTTTTTCCAGCTAACAAAGTTGTATGAGGTTAAACAACTGTTATCTGCTATGGATGAAGAAAGATGGATGAAGAAAGGATGAGGGCCGTTTTAGGGAATCCAATATTAAGAAGCAAAAAGCAAAACCAGATAGATATTACATATCTTTCAGTAAGGCTTCATCGGAAATATAAATAAATAAAAGAAAAGCCGAGAATTTTCAAAAAGGGCTACAAATTATCAAACATTTGAGAACCAACTCAACCGTAAGCAACCCCAGCAGTATAAAAAATAAAAGAATCAATAGGTTGAGGAAGATTTGTTCAATTTTCACTCTCACTTTTCCTGGTTCATACACTCCAATTACCATATATAATAATGATAGATTGGTATATCTTACTTTCGATCCTCGTTTTTGGGTTTTATCATTCTCTCCTTCCAAATTCTTTAATCTGTTTTGCCAGTCGGTTAAGTTGTTCTTGTTTTTCAGCCAGTTCATCTTTAAGCTTCTTCAATTTCTCTTCCTGCTCCGTGCCCTTTTTGTCTTCTTCGCGCAATTCCAAATGCAAGAGAACGGTGACATCTTTTCCCACGTTCTTAGGTCCTATAGATGATAATCTCCCCTTCGAATCAGCCACACAGGTATAAACCGTATCGTCTGCAAGCAATTCTATTTTGTGATCCGGTATCTCTTTATGCCCTAAAATCACTATACACTTTTTTCCTGCATTCGCGATACCTACATTTGTGGGTATTCCCCTCGCCATCACAGTTCGATGGAGCACTTCGTTAGCTGACTCGAGAATAATGATCATCCGCCAGTGGTTAACCGGCCACAAAATCGATTGTGATGGTTTGTTTGACGGTTTTTCACTCATCTTTTAACTCCACGTATCTATTCTACATATCTATTAATCATCTCAATCTACGTTTTCAAGCAGTGTCTTGAAATTAATCATAACTTCAGTTAATCATAACTTCGGTTAATCATAACTTCAGTTAATCATAACTTCGGTTAATCATAACTTCAGTTAATCATAACTTCGGTTAATCATAACTTCGGTTAAATGAAAATCAGCCGTAGTTACAAATCCTTCCTCAACTGCATGTAATGTCCTTTATAACACTTTCAGTGGTTACAGGAGACATATAACAATTCCAAAAAAAGAATCAAAGGGAAAATTTAGAGCGGTATTCTCTTTTGTACTCCTTTTTTCCCGGTTTATTTGAAATTTTTGGGCTCATGGTTTCCTCACCCATTCCATACTTTCTTCATACAATTTGTGGTATTCAACTTCGACGGGGGTTACGTTTTTCTTCAAAAATAGCCGAATAACACCTGACACAATTTGAAGTATTACCCTCCCGAATATATAAAAGAAAATAAAATATCCCAAAAAGGATATGTCTTCTATCATTTTCTTAATACCTCCTCGCATTCTTCACGAAAAAATAAGGCAGGATGCTTTTGACTTTAGTCATGAGAGGAATGCCGTTAATTTTCTGACATTCCTTTCATGTTTGGATTTCTCCACTCTGCTTTGAAAACGAATTTCCTCCACAGGTAACGTACTTTCGTATCTCCTCTCGCCAATGTTGGATATGCTTGTTATGTGCAACACACCGCCCCTACCTCTCAGGACTTTTAATGCTACACGATAGAGCTACAAACTGAGGAAGCATTCGCAGGTATCATGACATTTCCAACGTAGTCAATTAAGACTCAGGCTGGTCAACCGGGGCACTATTACATGCCTGCCAATTTATTGGCGGGTAGTTGACATGACCGGTAAACCTTTACACACAATATCCGATACTCTTTCCCACAAACCGGATAAATATAAAAGATCTGGATCACATGTAACAGGCAGGAAGCCCTGTTGCTTAAGCGCAGTGAGGAATGCCGTCAACTTTCTGGCATTCCGTTCCACGTTTGGATTTCTCCACTCTGCTTTGAAAACGAATTTCCGTAGCAGGTAACACGGTTTTGGAAAACTGTCTCCCCTCGCCAATGTTGGATCTGCTTGTTAGGTGTAGCACACCGCTCCTACTTCTCAGGACTTTTAATGCTACACGATAGAGCTACAAACCGAGAAAGCATTCGTAGGTATCATGACATTTCCAACGTAGTCAATTAAGACCCAGACGGGTCAACCAATACGCAGGCTGGTCAACCAGGGCTTTTACAAGCCCCACTGTTTACAGGCTGTCCGACAATTACTCTCAGTAATATCTGAATTCCTTCTTTTTCGATTTAAAGGCTTTAAATTCCTTATTTTGTGCATGTTTTTGCCCTGAAATTGAATTGTCGGGCAGCCTCTTTAGCGTGGGGTAGTTGACTTTGATTCTTGCGAGTTCTCTTTTGTCTTAATATTTGCCTTAATAGAATATATAATATGTCTATCTGACCATTTATGCGTATTATATTTATAGTTTTCGTATTGTATGAATTATATTTAATGTAAATATTATGGGTATTTATTTATTCCTAATTATTTTTCATTGCAGAAATATTTCTCCTGACGGCCTTCTGGCAACATTTAAACCTTATCTTTTGAAGCCTGGCTTTAGAGCCTATCTCTAAATTAATTTTCTGTTGAAATTCTAAATTTCTAATTAATGTCCTTCGAGTCATGTGATTAAGTATTTCAAGTAGTTGGCAAAGTGAATCTATGTAATTTTTCTTGGTGAACAGTTTAAATAGCGAAATAAGAGCTGCACACAAAAGAAAGATCAGACCTTGAAGTGAGAGTTGAGCAACTGGAAAAAAAGCTCTATATATTCTTATAATCGAAAATAAGGACACAAGAACAAAAAATAAAAGTGGGCGCGCTGAGATTCAAACTCAGACGTCCATCCTTTAAAGGCTGAGAAATGCTTAAATTCCACCTACATAGGTCAGGGTGCCTTCCATCTTTATTCCTTGCAGAACATCTCCCTAAACTCAATATTTCGTCTTTGAGTCTCATAGTTTAAATAATCATTAAGGCTTCTGATTATGAAAACAATCCTTATTTAAAATTTTATTCTTACCTTTTCCTTTTTTCTCTTTTAACTCAATCCAATTCTTTATAGCTAACCGCAATCTTTTTTTAATATTTATCTGCTAATTCTAAATTGATTTTTTTATAATCAGAGGTATAAATTATGGATAAACGATTTTTTGTATGTATTTCCCTCTTGATATTATTATTTAATTGTGGAATAGGTATTACAGCTGCTGAATCATCCGTAGATAACTCAACTGTTGAAACATCTGTAAATGTTGAAACACCTGCAACTGTTGAAACACCTGTAAATGCTGAAACACCTGCAACTGTTGAAACACCTGCAACTGTTGAAACACCTGTAAATGTTGAGACCCCTGTAAATGTTGAAACACCTGTAAATGTTGAAACACCTGCAAATGTTGAGACCCCTATTGTAGGCGCTACCCCTGTGGATGAACCTGATGTTAATGAGACCCCTATTGTAAGTGCTACTCCTGTGAATGACACATCAGTTGTCAATGAAACAGTTGTAGAAGATACTCCTGGTGGCGGTTCAGTTGGGGAAAATATAACAAATGATACTGGCTGGGTTGCTGGAGACACATATTATCCCGTTTCTCATTCCAAAGAACCAGAGACTAATATCTATCACGTGGAAACAACCCAGATATATATCGATAACAGTCAGCATGTGAACGTCAACTTCACAGATAATTCCGTGGTCAATAACATAAACTTCGAAGCAACAAAAGCCTCAGGTAAAACTATTGTCACTGTTGAGGATCTGAAAGATAAATCTGTCCTGACCGATAAGCCTCCAGTAGGGAATATCTATAAGTCATTCAACATAGTGATCAATAATGGTGGTATAGAGAATATTGAAAAGCCATCTGTTAACTTCCAGATTGAAAAGGCATGGCTCACAGCGAATGGATTTGACAAATCAGGCATCGTCCTTAACATGTATAAGGATGGAAAATGGGTAGTAGTACCTATCACCATGTCTGGAGAAGATTCCAGGTATTTCTATTTCACAGCAAAAGTGTCGGGCTATTCCACTTTTGCAATAACAGGCAAGACGATAACTGTAAATACAATTCTGGAAAATCCAGTTGTAGGCACAAATACAACACAGACTGGAGTTGTGAATAACACCACAGCACCCGTTGATGACATAACACATAAGGCTGAAATCATACGCCTTTTAGAATATATTATTAGCCTTCTCAGATAACTTCCCTTTTGGACGGAGCACACCAGACCCGGGTTTGAGATCCGCAGGATCTGGTGTTTCCTTCTATAACAGATAGATACTGGCGTACCCTGAATTCGGTTATAAATAACCTCACAAAAACGGATGTGATTTTATAGTAATGCAATGGACAAAGAGTGACGGCAGACGCATTAAATTCTGATAAATCAAAACCTTCTCCCATTTTTAACACTATTCTTATGGTAGAACCCACATTCGGCATCAAGTACCTCTAAACATGTCTACATTTTTGATTTCTTTTTTTTTTGGTGAGAACTCTGAAAATCAGTCTC is drawn from Methanosarcina lacustris Z-7289 and contains these coding sequences:
- a CDS encoding PocR ligand-binding domain-containing protein; amino-acid sequence: MTENLRHSGINRKRVEEGMYQGEQRFRSKLGNSPLPARTGEDLELVEILDIQAIQPLMDDLYKLTHIPIGLNDLKGNVLVGVGWQDICTKFHRVHPEACRHCLESDIKLSSGVSPGQLKMYRCKNNMWDIATPIMVGGRHVGYVFAGQFFFEDEPLDYELFRVQARKYGFNEGEYIAALEKVPRLSREAVDTGMGFVMTFASMLSQLSYSNIKLVQTLEERDVLVHSLQKTRENFDRAQAVGNIGSWRIDLRNNELTWSDETYRIFGIPKGTPLTYETFLSEVHPDDREYVDREWKAGLKGDMFDIEHRIIADDKIKWVREKAYLEFDRGGVLIGGFGITQDITERKRTEEALRLSNISNRSLIEASLDPLVTIGSDGKITYVNNSTEIVTGYSRDELIGTDFSDYFSEPEKAKEGYRCMFQKGLLRDYPLEIRHKDGHITPVLYNASVYKDESGKVIGVFAAARDITVLKKVEKALKKAHGNLEKLVEKRTWQLEKAYNSLKESERSLSEAQRMAHIGNWDWDLVTGKIHLSDEVYRIFGRAPQDSGAVYEEFLNYVHPDDRDSVDNIFKRSLIGKRRGIDHRIILDNGEERTVHTELEVIFDQNNTLVRTRGIIQDITERKKAEEALEKIQDTYIKEIHHRIKNNLQVISSLLSLEAEKFSDAKMLESFRESQNRVASMALIHEELYKGNELDTLDFAVYLQKLTADLFDLYNPGNRGVSLKLDLETIPLDMDIAIPLGIIVNELVSNSLKHAFPAGKTGEIHISLCKKESFAANYDIPGLCPSCMENNDLHYILAVEDNGKGISEKIEFPNPDSLGFQLVNLLVEQIDGYMELKRNNGTKFFIWFKNLET
- a CDS encoding PGF-pre-PGF domain-containing protein, yielding MDKRFFVCISLLILLFNCGIGITAAESSVDNSTVETSVNVETPATVETPVNAETPATVETPATVETPVNVETPVNVETPVNVETPANVETPIVGATPVDEPDVNETPIVSATPVNDTSVVNETVVEDTPGGGSVGENITNDTGWVAGDTYYPVSHSKEPETNIYHVETTQIYIDNSQHVNVNFTDNSVVNNINFEATKASGKTIVTVEDLKDKSVLTDKPPVGNIYKSFNIVINNGGIENIEKPSVNFQIEKAWLTANGFDKSGIVLNMYKDGKWVVVPITMSGEDSRYFYFTAKVSGYSTFAITGKTITVNTILENPVVGTNTTQTGVVNNTTAPVDDITHKAEIIRLLEYIISLLR